The following is a genomic window from Candidatus Methylacidiphilales bacterium.
ATTAGCAATGGGTCGATTGCTTGCTCCGGCCGGGCTTCCCACGCATTCCAAAATAGCATAACTTTTTGAAAATGAGGGAAATAGGCCTCAAAATAAGAGGCAAAGTCACGGTGCGATGACAGTAAAAAATCAGGGTGAGCAAAGCGGCGGGTTTCTTTGGCCCGATACATGGCCCGACGTATGGCGGCTTGTATTGGGGATGCAACAGCGACCAGCTCCAGGGTATAACCCCGTGCTTTGGCTTCCTGGATGTGCTCCATTGTGGCCTCGAAATCAGACATCGAGGAATCCCAGATGAACGATCTGCCCATTTGCACCAATCGCTCAAAGAGTTTGTTTGCCAGCATGCGGGCTTCTTTCTGTACGATGGTGCTGGCACGCCCGTCTCCCAAGCGGCGGACCACTTCATATTCTGGCAGAAAGAGTTTGAAAGAATCGACCCCGACGATATTCCGAACCGATAATGGGCAATTTCTACCTGTCGCGAATTTGGAAAGTGTGGTCGATTTCCCCGCACCGTAGCCACCGCCAGCAAAAATAATGCGACGCTCAGTATTAGCGACTCCACGGCGACTCATTAATTGGACAAGTTCGTCTCTGTAGGTATTCCGCGCTATATGATCTCCTTGGGGCAAGA
Proteins encoded in this region:
- a CDS encoding zeta toxin family protein; this translates as MSPVLEALKAGDKFPFPLLLSHTEDCLEFWEWWWAQVSLDELTRPYLIQDDDPVLGSTLDTMFIDTLTYFDYFDKFLRSALKDRLLPQGDHIARNTYRDELVQLMSRRGVANTERRIIFAGGGYGAGKSTTLSKFATGRNCPLSVRNIVGVDSFKLFLPEYEVVRRLGDGRASTIVQKEARMLANKLFERLVQMGRSFIWDSSMSDFEATMEHIQEAKARGYTLELVAVASPIQAAIRRAMYRAKETRRFAHPDFLLSSHRDFASYFEAYFPHFQKVMLFWNAWEARPEQAIDPLLIAENNANNELVSYDQGKLEQFLQLKL